A part of Canis lupus familiaris isolate Mischka breed German Shepherd chromosome 4, alternate assembly UU_Cfam_GSD_1.0, whole genome shotgun sequence genomic DNA contains:
- the HMGCS1 gene encoding hydroxymethylglutaryl-CoA synthase, cytoplasmic isoform X4 yields the protein MVEKRITLSFPGGGMWTTVPGGGNRGTDLETAVLYSSHSSFTMPGSLPLNAEACWPKDVGIVALEIYFPSQYVDQAELEKYDGVDAGKYTIGLGQAKMGFCTDREDINSLCLTVVQNLMERHSLSYDCIGRLEVGTETIIDKSKSVKTNLMQLFEESGNTDIEGIDTTNACYGGTAAVFNAVNWIESSSWDGRYALVVAGDIAVYATGNARPTGGVGAVALLIGPNAPLIFDRGLRGTHMQHAYDFYKPDMLSEYPIVDGKLSIQCYLSALDRCYSVYRKKIRAQWQKEGNDKDFTLNDFGFMIFHSPYCKLVQKSLARMLLNDFLNDQNRDKNSIYSGLEAFGDVKLEDTYFDRDVEKAFMKASAELFNQKTKASLLVSNQNGNMYTSSVYGSLASVLAQYSPQQLAGKRIGVFSYGSGLAATLYSLRVTQDATPGSALDKITASLCDLKSRLDSRTCVAPDVFAENMKLREDTHHLVNYIPQSSVDSLFEGTWYLVRVDEKHRRTYARRPSPSEDTLGEGVGLVHSSAATEHIPSPAKKVPRLPATAAEAEAAVISNGEH from the exons ATGGTAGAGAAAAGGATTACTCTGAGCTTCCCTGGAGGAGGAATGTGGACAACAG TGcctggaggaggaaacagagggaCAGACCTGGAGACTGCAGTTCTTTATTCCTCACACAG ctCTTTCACCATGCCTGGGTCACTTCCTTTGAATGCAGAAGCCTGCTGGCCAAAAGATGTGGGAATTGTTGCCCTTGAGATCTATTTTCCTTCTCAATATGTTGATCAAGCAGAGTTGGAAAAATATGATGGTGTAGATGCTGGAAAGTATACTATTGGCTTGGGCCAGGCCAAGATGGGCTTCTGCACGGATAGAGAAGATATCAACTCTCTTTGCCTGACTGTGGTTCAGAACCTTATGGAGAGACATAGCCTTTCGTATGATTGCATTGGGCGTTTAGAAGTTGGAACAGAGACAATCATTGACAAATCAAAATCCGTGAAGACTAATTTGATGCAGCTCTTTGAGGAGTCTGGGAACACAGATATAGAAGGAATAGATACAACTAATGCATGCTATGGAGGCACAGCCGCTGTCTTCAATGCTGTTAATTGGATTGAGTCCAGCTCCTGGGATG gaCGGTATGCCCTGGTAGTTGCGGGAGATATTGCTGTATATGCCACAGGAAATGCTAGACCTACAGGTGGAGTGGGAGCTGTTGCTCTGCTAATTGGGCCAAATGCGCCTTTAATTTTTGACCGAG GACTTCGTGGGACACATATGCAGCATGCCTATGACTTTTACAAGCCTGACATGCTTTCGGAATATCCTATAGTAGATGGCAAACTCTCCATACAGTGCTACCTCAGTGCACTAGACCGCTGCTACTCTGTCTACCGCAAAAAGATCCGAGCCCAGTGGCAGAAAG agggaaatgataaagattttaCCTTGAATGATTTTGGTTTCATGATCTTCCACTCGCCCTACTGTAAGCTGGTTCAGAAGTCTCTAGCTCGGATGTTGCTGAATGACTTCCTTAATGACCagaacagagataaaaatagtatatatagtgGCCTGGAAGCCTTTGG GGATGTTAAATTAGAAGATACCTACTTTGATAGAGATGTGGAAAAGGCATTTATGAAGGCTAGTGCTGAACTCTTTAATCAGAAAACAAAGGCATCTTTGCTTGTGtcaaatcaaaatggaaatatgtaCACATCGTCTGTTTATGGCTCCCTCGCTTCTGTTCTAGCACA GTACTCCCCTCAGCAGCTGGCAGGAAAGAGGATTGGTGTGTTCTCTTACGGTTCTGGTTTGGCTGCCACCCTGTACTCCCTTAGAGTTACACAAGATGCCACACCAG GGTCTGCTCTTGATAAAATAACAGCAAGTTTATGTGACCTCAAATCAAGACTTGACTCAAGAACTTGTGTGGCACCAGATGTCTTTGCTGAAAacatgaagctcagagaggacACTCATCACTTGG TCAACTATATTCCTCAGAGTTCAGTAGATTCCCTCTTCGAAGGGACCTGGTACCTCGTCAGAGTGGATGAGAAGCACAGGAGGACCTATGCCCGGCGCCCCTCCCCCAGTGAGGATACTCTGGGTGAAGGAGTAGGACTCGTACATTCAAGTGCAGCCACTGAG cATATCCCAAGTCCTGCTAAGAAAGTGCCAAGACTCCCTGCCACAGCAGCAGAAGCCGAAGCAGCTGTCATTAGTAACGGGGAGCATTAA
- the HMGCS1 gene encoding hydroxymethylglutaryl-CoA synthase, cytoplasmic isoform X1: MPGSLPLNAEACWPKDVGIVALEIYFPSQYVDQAELEKYDGVDAGKYTIGLGQAKMGFCTDREDINSLCLTVVQNLMERHSLSYDCIGRLEVGTETIIDKSKSVKTNLMQLFEESGNTDIEGIDTTNACYGGTAAVFNAVNWIESSSWDGRYALVVAGDIAVYATGNARPTGGVGAVALLIGPNAPLIFDRGLRGTHMQHAYDFYKPDMLSEYPIVDGKLSIQCYLSALDRCYSVYRKKIRAQWQKEGNDKDFTLNDFGFMIFHSPYCKLVQKSLARMLLNDFLNDQNRDKNSIYSGLEAFGDVKLEDTYFDRDVEKAFMKASAELFNQKTKASLLVSNQNGNMYTSSVYGSLASVLAQYSPQQLAGKRIGVFSYGSGLAATLYSLRVTQDATPGSALDKITASLCDLKSRLDSRTCVAPDVFAENMKLREDTHHLVNYIPQSSVDSLFEGTWYLVRVDEKHRRTYARRPSPSEDTLGEGVGLVHSSAATEHIPSPAKKVPRLPATAAEAEAAVISNGEH; the protein is encoded by the exons ATGCCTGGGTCACTTCCTTTGAATGCAGAAGCCTGCTGGCCAAAAGATGTGGGAATTGTTGCCCTTGAGATCTATTTTCCTTCTCAATATGTTGATCAAGCAGAGTTGGAAAAATATGATGGTGTAGATGCTGGAAAGTATACTATTGGCTTGGGCCAGGCCAAGATGGGCTTCTGCACGGATAGAGAAGATATCAACTCTCTTTGCCTGACTGTGGTTCAGAACCTTATGGAGAGACATAGCCTTTCGTATGATTGCATTGGGCGTTTAGAAGTTGGAACAGAGACAATCATTGACAAATCAAAATCCGTGAAGACTAATTTGATGCAGCTCTTTGAGGAGTCTGGGAACACAGATATAGAAGGAATAGATACAACTAATGCATGCTATGGAGGCACAGCCGCTGTCTTCAATGCTGTTAATTGGATTGAGTCCAGCTCCTGGGATG gaCGGTATGCCCTGGTAGTTGCGGGAGATATTGCTGTATATGCCACAGGAAATGCTAGACCTACAGGTGGAGTGGGAGCTGTTGCTCTGCTAATTGGGCCAAATGCGCCTTTAATTTTTGACCGAG GACTTCGTGGGACACATATGCAGCATGCCTATGACTTTTACAAGCCTGACATGCTTTCGGAATATCCTATAGTAGATGGCAAACTCTCCATACAGTGCTACCTCAGTGCACTAGACCGCTGCTACTCTGTCTACCGCAAAAAGATCCGAGCCCAGTGGCAGAAAG agggaaatgataaagattttaCCTTGAATGATTTTGGTTTCATGATCTTCCACTCGCCCTACTGTAAGCTGGTTCAGAAGTCTCTAGCTCGGATGTTGCTGAATGACTTCCTTAATGACCagaacagagataaaaatagtatatatagtgGCCTGGAAGCCTTTGG GGATGTTAAATTAGAAGATACCTACTTTGATAGAGATGTGGAAAAGGCATTTATGAAGGCTAGTGCTGAACTCTTTAATCAGAAAACAAAGGCATCTTTGCTTGTGtcaaatcaaaatggaaatatgtaCACATCGTCTGTTTATGGCTCCCTCGCTTCTGTTCTAGCACA GTACTCCCCTCAGCAGCTGGCAGGAAAGAGGATTGGTGTGTTCTCTTACGGTTCTGGTTTGGCTGCCACCCTGTACTCCCTTAGAGTTACACAAGATGCCACACCAG GGTCTGCTCTTGATAAAATAACAGCAAGTTTATGTGACCTCAAATCAAGACTTGACTCAAGAACTTGTGTGGCACCAGATGTCTTTGCTGAAAacatgaagctcagagaggacACTCATCACTTGG TCAACTATATTCCTCAGAGTTCAGTAGATTCCCTCTTCGAAGGGACCTGGTACCTCGTCAGAGTGGATGAGAAGCACAGGAGGACCTATGCCCGGCGCCCCTCCCCCAGTGAGGATACTCTGGGTGAAGGAGTAGGACTCGTACATTCAAGTGCAGCCACTGAG cATATCCCAAGTCCTGCTAAGAAAGTGCCAAGACTCCCTGCCACAGCAGCAGAAGCCGAAGCAGCTGTCATTAGTAACGGGGAGCATTAA